In one window of Azotobacter salinestris DNA:
- the rplI gene encoding 50S ribosomal protein L9, with protein MEVILLEKIANLGNLGDKVSVKGGYARNFLLPQGKATAATAENVAAFEARRAELERLAAEKRASAEERAAQLNELEITITATAGDEGKLFGSIGTADIADALTGAGLEVAKSEVRLPNGTIRQTGEYDVALHLHTDVEASIRLVVVAG; from the coding sequence ATGGAAGTCATCCTGCTGGAAAAGATCGCCAACCTGGGCAACCTGGGCGACAAGGTGAGTGTAAAGGGCGGCTACGCGCGCAACTTCCTGCTGCCGCAGGGCAAGGCCACCGCGGCCACTGCCGAGAACGTCGCGGCGTTCGAAGCCCGTCGCGCCGAACTGGAGCGTCTGGCTGCCGAAAAGCGGGCTTCCGCCGAAGAGCGCGCGGCCCAGCTGAACGAGCTGGAAATCACCATCACCGCCACTGCCGGCGATGAGGGCAAGCTGTTCGGCTCCATCGGCACCGCCGACATCGCCGATGCCCTGACCGGTGCCGGTCTGGAGGTGGCGAAGAGCGAAGTGCGTCTGCCCAACGGCACCATTCGGCAGACTGGCGAATACGACGTGGCCCTGCACCTGCACACCGACGTCGAGGCCAGCATCCGCCTGGTCGTGGTCGCCGGCTAA
- the dnaB gene encoding replicative DNA helicase yields MNDISPPEQYDLETAALKVPPHSIEAEQAVLGGLMLDNNTWERVLDQVSDGDFYRHDHRMIFRAITVLAERNMPFDVVTLSEQLDKEGHLEQVGGLAYLGELAKNIPSVANIKAYAQIVRERATLRQLIGISNRIADSAYAPQGRSGDEILDEAERMIFQIAEARPKAGGPLAINDILVKAIDRIDSLFNSGDAITGLSTGFTDLDEQTSGLQPADLIIVAGRPSMGKTTFAMNLVENAVLRSDKAVVVYSLEMPAESIVIRMLASLGRIDQTKVRAGRLDDDDWPRLTSAVNLLNERKLFIDDTAGISPAEMRARTRRLAREHGEIAMIMVDYLQLMQIPGSSGDNRVNEISEISRSLKALAKEFNCPVIALSQLNRSLEQRPNKRPVNSDLRESGAIEQDADVIMFVYRDEVYHPETEFKGVAEIIIGKQRNGPIGTTRLAFLGKYSRFENLAPGSYQFDE; encoded by the coding sequence ATGAACGACATCAGTCCTCCCGAACAGTACGACCTGGAAACCGCCGCCCTCAAGGTGCCGCCGCATTCCATCGAGGCCGAGCAGGCCGTGCTGGGCGGCTTGATGCTGGACAACAACACCTGGGAGCGGGTGCTCGACCAGGTGTCCGACGGCGATTTCTACCGCCACGACCACCGCATGATCTTCCGCGCTATCACCGTACTGGCCGAGCGCAACATGCCGTTCGACGTGGTCACCCTGTCCGAGCAACTGGACAAGGAGGGCCATCTGGAGCAGGTCGGCGGCCTGGCCTACCTCGGCGAGCTGGCCAAGAACATCCCCTCGGTGGCGAACATCAAGGCCTATGCGCAGATCGTCCGCGAGCGCGCCACCCTGCGCCAGCTGATCGGCATCAGCAACCGGATCGCCGACAGCGCCTACGCACCCCAGGGCCGTAGCGGCGACGAGATCCTCGACGAGGCCGAGCGGATGATCTTCCAGATCGCCGAGGCACGGCCAAAAGCCGGCGGCCCGCTGGCGATCAACGACATCCTGGTCAAGGCCATCGATCGTATCGACTCGCTGTTCAACTCCGGCGACGCCATCACCGGTCTTTCCACCGGCTTCACCGATCTGGACGAGCAGACCAGCGGCCTGCAGCCGGCGGACCTGATCATCGTTGCCGGGCGTCCATCCATGGGAAAGACCACCTTTGCCATGAACCTGGTGGAGAACGCCGTGCTGCGCAGCGACAAGGCGGTGGTGGTGTATTCCCTGGAAATGCCTGCCGAATCCATCGTGATCCGTATGCTCGCCTCGCTTGGTCGCATCGACCAGACCAAGGTGCGCGCCGGCCGCCTGGACGACGACGACTGGCCACGGCTGACCTCGGCGGTCAACCTGCTCAACGAGCGCAAGCTGTTCATCGACGACACCGCCGGCATCAGCCCGGCGGAAATGCGCGCCCGCACCCGGCGCCTGGCCCGCGAGCACGGCGAGATCGCCATGATCATGGTCGACTACCTGCAGCTGATGCAGATCCCCGGTTCCAGCGGCGACAACCGGGTCAACGAGATTTCCGAGATCTCCCGCTCGCTGAAGGCGCTGGCCAAGGAGTTCAACTGCCCGGTGATCGCCCTCTCGCAGCTCAACCGCTCGCTGGAGCAGCGCCCGAACAAGCGCCCGGTGAACTCCGACCTGCGCGAATCCGGCGCCATCGAGCAGGATGCCGACGTCATCATGTTCGTCTACCGCGACGAGGTCTATCACCCGGAGACGGAGTTCAAGGGCGTCGCCGAGATCATCATCGGCAAGCAGCGTAACGGCCCGATCGGCACCACCCGGCTGGCCTTCCTCGGCAAGTATTCGCGCTTCGAGAACCTGGCGCCGGGCAGCTACCAGTTCGACGAGTGA
- a CDS encoding MFS transporter, producing MADPARPLALAAGLRALPAGIWALGFGSMLMDISSELIHSLLPLFMVGVLGTSLVTVGIVEGVAEATAAFAKVFSGTLSDYLGRRKRLVVFGYALAAFSKPLFPLATSIDWVFAARFADRVGKGIRGAPRDALVADLVAPALRGAAYGLRQALDSLGAVIGPMLALLFMFWFANDIAAVMWVAVIPAFLAVVLLLRYVQEPVRAGSGEGVRPPLRLGDVRRLNGAYWWVVGIGAAFTLARFSEAFLILRAEEVGVPLGLVPLALVVMNLFYALCAYPAGQAADRLDARRLLLLSLLPLILADLLLAGADSPWLAFAGAALWGLHMACSQGLLAKLVADSAPLALSGTAFGFFNLLSGLALLAASVIAGALWQQFGAAVTFLGGAAFAALAALGLLAWHGLHGEEG from the coding sequence ATGGCTGATCCGGCGCGTCCTTTGGCCCTGGCTGCCGGGCTGCGCGCCCTGCCGGCGGGCATCTGGGCGCTGGGCTTCGGCTCGATGCTTATGGACATTTCCTCCGAGCTGATCCACAGCCTGCTGCCGCTGTTCATGGTCGGCGTGCTCGGCACCTCGCTGGTGACGGTGGGCATCGTCGAGGGGGTGGCCGAGGCCACCGCGGCCTTCGCCAAGGTGTTCTCCGGCACGCTGAGCGACTACCTGGGGCGGCGCAAGCGGCTGGTGGTGTTCGGTTACGCCCTGGCGGCTTTCAGCAAACCCTTGTTTCCCCTGGCCACGAGCATCGACTGGGTGTTCGCCGCGCGCTTCGCCGACCGCGTCGGCAAGGGCATCCGTGGCGCGCCGCGGGATGCGCTGGTCGCCGACCTGGTGGCGCCGGCGCTGCGCGGCGCGGCCTACGGCCTGCGCCAGGCGCTGGATTCGCTGGGCGCGGTGATCGGGCCGATGCTGGCGCTGCTGTTCATGTTCTGGTTCGCCAACGACATCGCGGCGGTGATGTGGGTGGCGGTGATCCCGGCCTTCCTCGCCGTGGTCCTGCTGCTGCGCTACGTGCAGGAGCCGGTGCGCGCCGGAAGCGGGGAAGGCGTCCGGCCGCCGTTGCGGCTGGGCGACGTGCGCCGGTTGAACGGGGCCTACTGGTGGGTGGTGGGCATAGGCGCGGCCTTCACCCTGGCCCGCTTCAGCGAGGCCTTCCTGATCCTGCGCGCCGAAGAGGTGGGTGTACCCCTCGGCCTGGTGCCGCTGGCCCTGGTGGTGATGAACCTGTTCTATGCCCTGTGCGCCTATCCGGCCGGCCAGGCCGCCGATCGTCTCGATGCGCGCCGGCTGCTGCTGCTCAGCCTGTTGCCGCTGATCCTCGCCGACCTGTTGCTGGCCGGCGCCGACAGTCCCTGGCTGGCCTTCGCCGGGGCCGCCCTGTGGGGGCTGCACATGGCCTGCAGCCAGGGTCTCTTGGCCAAGCTGGTGGCCGACAGCGCGCCGCTGGCGCTGAGCGGCACCGCCTTCGGCTTCTTCAATCTGCTCAGCGGTCTGGCGCTGCTGGCGGCCAGCGTGATCGCCGGTGCGTTGTGGCAGCAGTTCGGCGCCGCCGTCACCTTTCTCGGCGGCGCCGCCTTCGCCGCGCTGGCGGCTTTGGGGCTGCTGGCCTGGCACGGCCTGCACGGGGAAGAGGGCTGA
- a CDS encoding DUF2271 domain-containing protein, with the protein MRHRLLLSLCALFAAPAFAAELEIGLEIPRLEVAEYHRPYVAVWLQRPDKTHVADLAVWYAVKARNNRGEKWLNSLRQWWQISGRHLDMPVDGVSGATRPVGEHRLTFSSERAPLKDLPAGEYHLMVEVAGQGGKRELLGAAFTWPPAQAEQFQAPGKLELGVMSMRLTP; encoded by the coding sequence ATGCGTCACCGCCTGCTGTTGTCCCTCTGCGCCCTGTTCGCCGCACCGGCCTTCGCCGCCGAGCTGGAAATCGGCCTGGAAATCCCCCGCCTCGAGGTCGCCGAGTACCACCGCCCCTACGTCGCCGTCTGGCTGCAGCGGCCGGACAAGACGCACGTCGCCGACCTGGCGGTCTGGTACGCCGTGAAGGCGAGGAACAACAGGGGCGAGAAGTGGCTCAACTCCCTGCGCCAGTGGTGGCAGATCAGCGGCCGCCACCTCGACATGCCGGTGGACGGCGTCAGCGGCGCAACCCGCCCGGTCGGCGAGCACCGCCTGACCTTCAGCAGCGAGCGCGCGCCCCTCAAGGACCTGCCGGCCGGCGAATACCACCTGATGGTCGAAGTAGCCGGCCAGGGAGGCAAGCGCGAGCTGCTGGGTGCGGCCTTCACCTGGCCGCCCGCACAGGCCGAGCAGTTTCAGGCGCCGGGCAAGCTTGAGCTGGGCGTCATGAGCATGCGCCTGACGCCCTGA
- a CDS encoding YgiQ family radical SAM protein → MHPAKPLFDYPKYWAECFGPAPFLPMSREEMEQLGWDSCDVIIVTGDAYVDHPSFGMAIIGRLLEAQGFRVGIISQPDWRAKDDFMKLGKPNLFFGVAAGNMDSMINRYTADRKIRSDDAYTPGGLAGKRPDRASLVYSQRCKEAWSEVPVVLGGIEASLRRIAHYDYWQDKVRRSILMDATADLLLFGNAERAVVEVAHRLAAGERIESITDIRGSAFVRRDAPEGWFEIDSTRIDRPGKVDKIINPYVNTQDLEACALEQTRDEPEDPQAAQPVELLPHPKLTRERTVIRLPSFEKLRNDPVLYAHANRVLHQETNPGNARALVQRHDTLDVWLNPPPIPLSTEEMDYVFGLPYARVPHPAYGGERIPAYEMIRFSVNIMRGCFGGCTFCSITEHEGRIIQNRSEESILREIEEIRDRVPGFTGVISDLGGPTANMYRIACKSRKIEDACRKPSCVYPGICDNLNTDHSALIHLYRSARDLPGVKKILIASGLRYDLAVESPEYVRELVTHHVGGYLKIAPEHTEQGPLSKMMKPGIGTYDRFKKLFDKYSKEAGKEQYLIPYFIAAHPGTTDEDMMNLALWLKRNDFRADQVQAFYPSPMATATAMYHSGRDPLRKVTYKSDAVTIVKSERQRRLHKAFLRWHDPQNWPLLREALKEMGRSDLIGNGKHQLIPAHQPQNDGYHSARRKNSTPSGGSKKTGGKPLLTQHTGLPPRSQDGNPWDKREQAKAAAESRRKAGKDAHKPGGKPRRPVAPR, encoded by the coding sequence ATGCACCCAGCCAAGCCGCTTTTCGACTATCCCAAGTACTGGGCCGAATGCTTCGGGCCGGCGCCCTTCCTGCCGATGAGCCGGGAAGAGATGGAACAGCTCGGCTGGGATTCCTGCGACGTGATCATCGTCACCGGCGACGCCTACGTGGATCACCCGTCCTTCGGCATGGCGATCATCGGCCGCCTGCTGGAGGCCCAGGGCTTCCGGGTCGGCATCATCAGTCAGCCGGACTGGCGCGCGAAGGACGACTTCATGAAGCTCGGCAAGCCGAACCTGTTCTTCGGGGTCGCCGCCGGCAACATGGACTCGATGATCAACCGCTACACTGCCGACCGGAAGATCCGCTCCGACGACGCCTACACGCCCGGCGGCCTCGCCGGCAAGCGCCCGGACCGCGCCAGCCTGGTCTACAGCCAGCGCTGCAAGGAGGCCTGGAGCGAGGTGCCGGTGGTGCTTGGCGGCATCGAGGCCTCGCTGCGCCGCATCGCCCACTACGACTACTGGCAGGACAAGGTGCGCCGCTCGATCCTGATGGACGCCACTGCCGACCTGCTGCTGTTCGGCAACGCCGAGCGCGCCGTGGTGGAAGTGGCCCACCGGCTGGCCGCCGGGGAGCGCATCGAATCGATCACCGACATCCGCGGCAGCGCCTTCGTCCGTCGCGACGCGCCGGAGGGCTGGTTCGAGATCGACTCCACGCGCATCGACCGTCCGGGCAAGGTCGACAAGATCATCAACCCCTACGTCAACACCCAGGATCTCGAGGCCTGCGCCCTCGAACAGACCAGGGACGAGCCGGAAGATCCTCAGGCGGCACAACCGGTCGAGCTGCTGCCGCACCCGAAGCTGACCCGCGAGCGCACGGTGATCCGCCTGCCCTCCTTCGAGAAGCTGCGCAACGACCCGGTGCTCTACGCCCACGCCAACCGCGTGCTGCACCAGGAGACCAACCCCGGCAACGCCCGCGCCCTGGTGCAGCGCCACGACACCCTGGACGTCTGGCTCAACCCGCCGCCGATCCCGCTCTCCACCGAGGAGATGGACTACGTCTTCGGCCTGCCTTACGCCCGCGTGCCGCATCCGGCCTATGGCGGCGAGCGCATCCCGGCCTACGAGATGATCCGCTTCTCGGTGAACATCATGCGCGGCTGTTTCGGCGGCTGCACCTTCTGCTCGATCACCGAGCACGAGGGCCGGATCATCCAGAACCGCTCGGAGGAGTCGATCCTGCGCGAGATCGAGGAAATCCGCGACCGGGTGCCGGGCTTCACCGGGGTGATTTCCGATCTCGGCGGGCCGACCGCCAACATGTACCGCATCGCCTGCAAGAGCCGGAAGATCGAGGACGCCTGCCGCAAGCCGTCCTGCGTCTACCCGGGTATTTGCGACAACCTGAACACCGACCATTCGGCGCTGATCCACCTCTACCGTTCGGCCCGCGACCTGCCGGGGGTGAAGAAGATCCTGATCGCCTCGGGGCTGCGCTACGACCTCGCCGTGGAGTCGCCGGAGTACGTCAGGGAGCTGGTCACCCACCACGTCGGTGGCTACCTGAAGATCGCCCCGGAGCACACCGAACAGGGCCCGCTGTCGAAGATGATGAAGCCGGGCATCGGCACCTACGACCGCTTCAAGAAGCTGTTCGACAAGTATTCGAAGGAGGCGGGCAAGGAGCAGTACCTGATCCCCTACTTCATCGCCGCGCATCCGGGCACCACCGACGAGGACATGATGAACCTCGCCCTGTGGCTCAAGCGCAACGATTTTCGCGCCGACCAGGTGCAGGCCTTCTACCCCTCGCCGATGGCCACCGCGACCGCCATGTACCACTCGGGGCGCGACCCGCTGCGCAAGGTGACCTACAAGAGCGACGCGGTGACCATCGTCAAGAGCGAGCGCCAGCGCCGCCTGCACAAGGCCTTCCTGCGCTGGCACGATCCGCAGAACTGGCCGCTGCTGCGCGAGGCGCTGAAGGAGATGGGCCGCAGCGATCTGATCGGCAACGGCAAGCACCAGCTGATCCCGGCCCACCAGCCGCAGAACGACGGCTACCACAGCGCACGGCGCAAGAACTCCACCCCGTCCGGCGGCAGCAAGAAAACGGGGGGCAAGCCGCTGCTGACCCAGCACACCGGTCTGCCGCCGCGCAGCCAGGACGGCAACCCCTGGGACAAGCGCGAGCAGGCCAAGGCTGCCGCCGAGTCGCGGCGCAAGGCCGGCAAGGATGCCCATAAGCCGGGCGGCAAACCCAGGCGGCCGGTGGCACCGCGCTGA
- the alr gene encoding alanine racemase, producing MRPLVATVDLAALRHNHALARRCAPGARAFAVVKANAYGHGVREVVTALRDDADGFAVACLEEAAEVRALHDSARILLLEGCFEPAEYRIAAQLGLDVAIQDGEQAEALLAAELERPLNLWLKLDSGMHRLGFSAPALRDWHTRLLGARQVAELNLMSHFACADEPGHPLTARQLESFLGLADVPFAARSLANSAAILSLPQAHLDWLRPGIMLYGASPFAGRDAAELGLQPAMSLTARLIAIREVAPGETVGYGATWRAGRPTQIGTVSCGYADGYPRSAPAGTPLAIRGRRVPLAGRVSMDMLTVDLSELPEARVGDAVELWGADLPVDEVARACGTIGYELLTRVSARVPRRYRF from the coding sequence ATGCGCCCTCTCGTCGCCACGGTCGATCTGGCCGCCCTCCGTCACAACCATGCCCTGGCCAGGCGCTGCGCGCCGGGTGCGCGGGCCTTCGCGGTGGTCAAGGCGAACGCCTACGGCCATGGCGTGCGCGAAGTGGTGACGGCGCTGCGCGACGACGCCGACGGCTTTGCCGTGGCCTGCCTGGAGGAAGCCGCCGAGGTGCGCGCCCTGCACGACAGCGCGCGGATCCTGCTGCTGGAGGGCTGCTTCGAGCCGGCGGAATACCGGATCGCCGCCCAGCTCGGGCTGGACGTGGCGATACAGGACGGCGAACAGGCCGAGGCGCTGCTCGCCGCCGAGCTGGAGCGCCCGTTGAACCTCTGGCTGAAGCTGGACAGCGGCATGCACCGCCTGGGCTTTTCCGCACCGGCCCTGCGCGATTGGCACACCCGTCTGCTGGGCGCCCGCCAGGTCGCCGAACTGAACCTGATGAGCCACTTCGCCTGTGCCGACGAGCCGGGCCATCCGCTCACCGCCCGGCAGCTGGAGAGCTTCCTGGGCCTCGCCGATGTGCCGTTCGCCGCACGCAGCCTGGCCAACTCGGCAGCCATCCTGAGCCTGCCTCAGGCCCATCTGGACTGGCTGCGCCCGGGCATCATGCTCTACGGCGCCAGCCCTTTCGCCGGCCGCGATGCCGCGGAACTCGGCCTGCAGCCGGCGATGAGCCTGACTGCACGGCTGATCGCCATCCGCGAGGTGGCGCCCGGCGAGACGGTCGGCTACGGCGCGACCTGGCGGGCCGGACGGCCGACGCAGATCGGCACGGTGAGCTGCGGCTACGCCGACGGCTATCCGCGCAGCGCGCCCGCCGGCACGCCGCTGGCGATCCGTGGCCGGCGCGTGCCGCTGGCCGGGCGGGTGTCGATGGACATGCTGACGGTGGATCTGAGCGAACTGCCCGAGGCGCGGGTCGGCGATGCAGTGGAGCTGTGGGGCGCGGACCTGCCGGTCGACGAGGTCGCCCGCGCCTGCGGCACCATCGGCTACGAACTGCTGACCCGGGTGAGCGCGCGGGTGCCGCGGCGCTACCGTTTCTAG
- a CDS encoding methyltransferase: protein MPILDTPFARLELQRQPPRRDDPLQAFDAADEYLLQHLHAQGLPAEARVLLLNDAFGALACALAGHARVTSSGDSHLGWLALQDNLQRNGLAADAVAFVPASEIAEGPFDRVLIRVPKTLALLEEQLIRLHGRLAPGAQVIAAAMVKHLPRAAGDLLERYVGPVQASLAVKKARLLFATPEPKPAPRSPYPTRYRLDQPPVELVNHANLFCREGLDIGTRAFLPHLPRNLGSARVADLGCGNGVLAIACALVNPEARLTLVDESYMAMQSADENWRAALGDRPVEIRAADGLAGQTESSLEVVLCNPPFHQQQVVGDFLAWRMFQQARAALVPGGALWIVGNRHLGYHVKLRKLFSRVEQVGASPKFVILKAIR from the coding sequence ATGCCCATTCTCGATACCCCGTTCGCCCGTCTCGAGCTGCAGCGCCAGCCGCCGCGGCGCGACGATCCCCTGCAGGCCTTCGATGCCGCCGACGAGTACCTGCTGCAGCACCTGCACGCGCAGGGCCTGCCCGCAGAAGCGCGGGTCCTGTTGCTCAACGACGCCTTCGGCGCGCTGGCCTGCGCCCTGGCGGGCCATGCCCGGGTGACCAGCAGCGGCGACTCCCATCTGGGCTGGCTGGCCCTGCAGGACAACCTGCAGCGCAACGGCCTGGCCGCGGACGCGGTGGCCTTCGTGCCGGCCAGCGAGATCGCCGAAGGCCCCTTCGACCGGGTGCTGATCCGCGTGCCCAAGACCCTCGCGCTGCTCGAAGAGCAGCTGATCCGCCTGCATGGCCGGCTCGCGCCGGGCGCCCAGGTGATCGCCGCGGCCATGGTCAAGCACCTGCCGCGCGCCGCGGGCGACCTGCTGGAACGCTACGTCGGTCCGGTGCAGGCCTCGCTGGCGGTGAAGAAGGCACGCCTGCTGTTTGCTACCCCGGAGCCGAAACCCGCGCCGCGCTCGCCCTACCCGACCCGCTACCGCCTCGACCAGCCGCCCGTCGAACTGGTCAACCACGCCAACCTGTTCTGCCGCGAAGGGCTGGACATCGGCACCCGCGCCTTCCTCCCCCATCTGCCGCGGAACCTCGGCAGCGCCAGGGTCGCCGACCTCGGCTGCGGCAACGGAGTGCTCGCCATCGCCTGCGCGCTGGTTAATCCCGAGGCGCGGCTGACCCTGGTCGACGAGTCCTATATGGCCATGCAGTCGGCCGACGAGAACTGGCGCGCGGCGCTCGGCGATCGCCCGGTGGAGATTCGCGCCGCCGACGGCCTGGCCGGGCAGACGGAAAGCTCCCTGGAGGTGGTGCTGTGCAACCCGCCGTTTCACCAGCAGCAGGTGGTCGGCGACTTCCTTGCCTGGCGCATGTTCCAGCAGGCACGGGCGGCACTGGTGCCGGGCGGCGCGCTGTGGATCGTCGGCAACCGCCACCTGGGCTACCACGTCAAGCTCAGGAAACTGTTCTCCCGGGTCGAGCAGGTGGGGGCGTCGCCCAAGTTCGTCATCCTCAAGGCGATACGCTGA
- a CDS encoding ferredoxin--NADP reductase gives MTVSEDKFTRERLLEVWSWTDTLFSLRCTRPPEFRFRAGQFARLGLCKADGGTVWRAYSMVSAPAEEQLEFFSVVVPGGEFTSELCRLKPGDTLFVERQPYGFLTLDRFPDGRDLWLLATGTGIGPFLSILRDPEVWHRFEHILLVHSVRTAGELAYREQIGELPARMRAPGGREQLQYLPLVTREAAPGTLHGRITTLLDCGELERVAGLALDPAYSRLMLCGNPQMIKDCRELLKARDLQLSLSRKPGQVAVENYW, from the coding sequence ATGACCGTCAGCGAAGACAAGTTCACCCGGGAGCGGCTGCTCGAGGTCTGGTCCTGGACGGATACCCTGTTCAGCCTGCGCTGCACGCGCCCGCCGGAGTTCCGCTTCCGCGCCGGCCAGTTCGCCCGCCTCGGCCTCTGCAAGGCCGACGGCGGCACCGTCTGGCGCGCCTATTCGATGGTCTCGGCGCCGGCCGAGGAGCAGCTGGAGTTCTTCTCGGTGGTGGTGCCGGGCGGCGAGTTCACCAGCGAGCTGTGCCGCCTGAAGCCCGGCGACACGCTGTTCGTCGAGCGCCAGCCCTACGGCTTTCTCACCCTCGACCGTTTCCCCGACGGCCGCGACCTCTGGCTGCTGGCCACCGGCACCGGGATCGGGCCCTTCCTGTCGATCCTGCGCGATCCGGAGGTCTGGCACCGCTTCGAGCACATCCTGCTGGTGCACAGCGTGCGCACCGCGGGCGAGCTGGCCTACCGCGAGCAGATCGGCGAGCTGCCGGCGCGGATGCGGGCGCCGGGTGGCCGGGAGCAGCTGCAGTATCTGCCGCTGGTGACCCGCGAGGCCGCGCCCGGGACCCTGCACGGGCGTATCACCACGCTGCTCGACTGCGGCGAGCTGGAGCGCGTCGCCGGTCTGGCGCTCGATCCGGCGTACTCGCGGCTCATGCTCTGCGGCAACCCGCAGATGATCAAGGACTGCCGGGAACTGCTCAAGGCGCGCGATCTGCAGCTCAGCCTGAGCCGCAAGCCGGGCCAGGTGGCGGTGGAGAACTACTGGTAG
- the tesB gene encoding acyl-CoA thioesterase II — protein sequence MTEILDNLVALLSLEPIEENLFRGRSEDLGLRQLFGGQVLGQAVSAASQTVEPGRQVHSLHGYFLRPGDASLPVLYEVDPLRDGKSFSARRVTAIQKGRPIFTCSTSFQAGEAGLEHQQPTMPEVPGPEGLVSETELARQVADQLPERIHDWAISAKPIEIRPVTRVNPFSPEPCAPIRYAWFRADGRLPDNPQLHRYLLAYASDFSLLNTALQPHGVSVFQRFMQVASLDHALWFHGDLRLDDWLLFAVESPWAANARGFARGHVFDRRGRLVASMAQEGLIRRREDWQ from the coding sequence ATGACGGAGATTCTGGACAACCTGGTCGCCCTGCTGAGCCTCGAGCCCATCGAGGAAAACCTGTTCCGCGGTCGCAGCGAGGACCTCGGCCTGCGCCAGCTGTTCGGCGGCCAGGTGCTCGGCCAGGCGGTGTCGGCCGCCAGCCAGACGGTCGAGCCCGGCCGTCAGGTGCATTCGCTGCACGGCTACTTCCTGCGCCCCGGCGATGCCAGCCTGCCGGTGCTCTACGAGGTCGATCCGCTGCGCGACGGCAAGAGCTTCAGCGCCCGGCGGGTCACCGCGATCCAGAAGGGCCGGCCGATCTTCACCTGCTCCACCTCCTTCCAGGCCGGCGAGGCGGGGCTCGAACACCAGCAGCCGACGATGCCCGAGGTGCCGGGGCCGGAGGGGCTGGTCTCGGAAACCGAACTGGCGCGGCAGGTCGCCGACCAGCTGCCGGAGCGCATCCACGACTGGGCGATCAGCGCCAAGCCGATCGAGATCCGTCCGGTGACCCGGGTCAATCCCTTCTCGCCCGAGCCCTGCGCGCCGATCCGCTACGCCTGGTTCCGCGCCGACGGTCGCCTGCCGGACAATCCGCAGCTGCACCGCTACCTGCTCGCCTACGCCTCGGACTTCTCCCTGCTGAACACGGCGCTGCAGCCGCACGGGGTGTCGGTGTTCCAGCGCTTCATGCAGGTGGCCAGCCTCGACCATGCCCTGTGGTTCCACGGCGATCTGCGCCTGGACGACTGGCTGCTGTTCGCGGTGGAGAGCCCCTGGGCCGCCAACGCCCGCGGCTTCGCCCGCGGCCATGTGTTCGACCGCCGCGGCCGGCTGGTCGCCTCCATGGCCCAGGAGGGCCTGATCCGCCGTCGCGAGGACTGGCAATGA
- a CDS encoding HAD family hydrolase translates to MRFAAARHWVFDMDGTLTVAVHDFAAIRRALDIPPEDDILHHLAALPAAQAAAKHAWLLEHERALALDARPAAGAVELVRTLCRRSCRLGLLTRNAHELALLTLQAIGLADCFARADIVGRDEAPPKPHPGGLLQLAAAWGVAPGELVMVGDYRNDLECARGAGAHAVLICPTENPWPELTDWQVRDCFELLAQLRSE, encoded by the coding sequence ATGAGGTTCGCCGCCGCCCGCCACTGGGTGTTCGACATGGACGGCACCCTGACCGTCGCCGTCCACGATTTCGCCGCCATCCGCCGTGCCCTGGACATCCCGCCAGAGGACGACATCCTCCATCACCTGGCCGCCCTGCCGGCGGCGCAGGCGGCGGCCAAGCATGCCTGGCTGCTCGAGCACGAGCGCGCCCTGGCCCTGGACGCGCGTCCGGCCGCCGGCGCGGTCGAGCTGGTGCGCACCTTGTGCCGGCGCAGCTGCCGCCTCGGCCTTTTGACCCGCAACGCCCACGAGCTGGCGCTGCTCACCCTGCAGGCGATCGGACTGGCCGACTGCTTCGCCCGCGCGGACATCGTCGGCCGCGACGAGGCACCGCCCAAGCCCCATCCCGGCGGCCTGCTGCAGCTGGCCGCGGCCTGGGGGGTGGCGCCCGGAGAGCTGGTGATGGTCGGCGACTACCGCAACGATCTGGAGTGCGCGCGCGGCGCCGGGGCGCACGCCGTGCTGATCTGCCCGACGGAGAATCCCTGGCCCGAGCTGACCGACTGGCAGGTGCGCGACTGTTTCGAGCTGCTGGCGCAGCTGCGGAGCGAGTGA